In a single window of the Streptomyces sp. NBC_00285 genome:
- a CDS encoding DoxX family protein yields the protein MTGRLNSAQPYALGLYRIVVGLLFLCHGAAALFGVLGGAAGTDGGTVGAGTWPGWYAAVIQLVCGGLVLFGLGTRVAAFVAAGSMAYAYFKVHQPMALWPMQNGGEAAAMFCWALVLLVFTGSGAFGLDRLFTKRSAQERRPAAEPVTV from the coding sequence ATGACCGGACGCCTCAACAGCGCCCAGCCATACGCCCTCGGCCTCTACCGCATCGTCGTCGGCCTGCTCTTCCTCTGTCACGGTGCCGCCGCGCTCTTCGGCGTACTCGGCGGAGCCGCCGGCACCGACGGCGGTACCGTCGGTGCCGGCACCTGGCCCGGCTGGTACGCGGCCGTGATCCAACTCGTCTGCGGCGGCCTGGTGCTGTTCGGCCTGGGCACGCGCGTCGCCGCATTCGTCGCCGCGGGGTCCATGGCGTATGCGTACTTCAAGGTCCACCAGCCGATGGCCCTGTGGCCCATGCAGAACGGCGGCGAGGCCGCCGCGATGTTCTGCTGGGCCCTGGTGCTGCTGGTCTTCACCGGGTCCGGCGCGTTCGGCCTGGACCGGCTGTTCACGAAACGCTCGGCACAGGAACGGAGGCCGGCCGCGGAGCCGGTAACGGTCTGA
- a CDS encoding DedA family protein — protein MVALSVLLDVFVPLLPSGVLVITAATAAAAGSAATGRVPDVMSLILCATTASVLGDLAAYRLAWRGGERLDRAIARSRRLTTAQERLGAALTTGGGALVVLARFAPAGRSVVSLLAGTAHRRARDFLPWSALAGLSWAAYSVALGYFGAHWLGATWLATAVSVAALFGAGAGAAFVMRRQPVVAEAG, from the coding sequence ATGGTCGCGCTGTCGGTGCTCCTCGACGTGTTCGTGCCGCTGCTGCCGAGCGGTGTGCTGGTCATCACGGCCGCGACGGCGGCGGCCGCGGGCAGCGCGGCGACCGGTCGGGTCCCCGACGTCATGTCGCTCATCCTCTGCGCGACGACGGCGTCCGTACTGGGTGACCTGGCGGCCTACCGGCTCGCCTGGCGCGGCGGCGAGCGCCTGGACCGCGCGATCGCCCGCTCGCGTCGCCTCACCACCGCGCAGGAACGTCTCGGCGCCGCGCTGACAACGGGCGGCGGCGCCCTGGTCGTCCTCGCCCGCTTCGCCCCCGCGGGCCGCTCGGTGGTCTCCCTGCTGGCCGGCACGGCCCATCGCCGAGCCCGCGACTTCCTCCCCTGGTCCGCCCTCGCCGGCCTCTCCTGGGCGGCGTACAGCGTGGCCCTCGGGTACTTCGGCGCGCACTGGCTGGGAGCGACATGGCTGGCGACGGCGGTGTCGGTGGCGGCGCTTTTCGGGGCGGGGGCGGGCGCCGCTTTCGTGATGCGTCGGCAGCCGGTGGTCGCGGAGGCCGGGTAA
- a CDS encoding HNH endonuclease family protein gives MSKFYARRRLSILGALTALIASVGLFNGPTASAALPTPVSAATARTYLASLTVATENRTGYDRDLFPTWITISGTCNTREYILKRDGTNVVTNSACTATSGSWYSPYDGATWTAASDLDIDHLVPLAEAWDSGAGAWTTAQRQGFANDVTRPQLIAVTDNVNQSKSDQDPATWMPSVTSYRCTYVRAWVQVKYYYDLSVDSAEKTALTNYLASC, from the coding sequence ATGTCGAAGTTCTACGCGCGTCGACGGCTGAGCATACTCGGAGCCCTGACCGCCCTCATAGCCTCCGTCGGGCTTTTCAACGGCCCGACCGCCTCCGCCGCCCTCCCCACCCCGGTCAGCGCCGCCACCGCCCGCACCTATCTCGCCTCGCTCACCGTGGCCACCGAGAACCGCACCGGCTACGACCGTGACCTGTTCCCGACGTGGATCACCATCAGCGGCACCTGCAACACCCGCGAGTACATCCTCAAGCGGGACGGTACGAACGTCGTCACAAACTCCGCCTGCACCGCCACCAGCGGCAGCTGGTACTCCCCCTACGACGGCGCCACGTGGACCGCCGCTTCGGACCTCGACATCGACCACCTGGTCCCGCTCGCCGAGGCATGGGACTCCGGTGCCGGCGCCTGGACCACCGCGCAGCGCCAGGGGTTCGCCAACGACGTCACCCGCCCGCAGCTCATCGCGGTGACGGACAACGTGAACCAGTCCAAGAGCGACCAGGACCCGGCGACCTGGATGCCGTCGGTCACCTCGTACCGCTGCACCTACGTCCGTGCGTGGGTCCAGGTGAAGTACTACTACGACCTCTCGGTCGACTCGGCGGAGAAGACCGCGCTGACGAACTACCTCGCAAGCTGCTGA
- a CDS encoding alkaline phosphatase D family protein, with the protein MADLRLGPLLRYVDGSSATVWVETSRPCTAEVRCSDGTGGRTRTFQVAGHHYALVPVDGLPPGTERTYEVFLDGTRVWPLPDAPFPASVIRTTEPDGTVRVAFGSCRWAAPPEGEKDPVGPDALDTLAARIAAEPDGERPDVLLLLGDQVYADETSPATRSWLAARRDPRDPPGDQVADYEEYTHLYYESWLDPEVRWLLSTVPSCMIFDDHDVIDDWNTSASWVADMREVPWWQERLLSGLMSYWVYQHLGNLTPAELATDPLYAAVRESPDGTDELRAFAARAEADAASVRWSYRRDFGRVRLLMVDSRAARVLDEESRSMLDPGEAEWLREQVLEERDSYDHLLIGTSLPWLLPHLVHDAEAWDAALCRGDRGARWARFGEDLRRKADLEHWAAFPASFTALADLIAEVGSGPEAPATVLVLSGDVHHAYVAEPTWYTGGPDSLVLQLTCSPVHNSVPSWIRFGFRFGWSGTARALGRRLARHGGCERPPVSWRHTGGPWFGNQLMTLTLSGRSAKLRLEQAREGKGDGDQGRARLRTVSETRLTGESGREKSRSTFAD; encoded by the coding sequence GTGGCGGATCTGCGGCTGGGCCCACTGCTGAGGTACGTCGACGGTTCGTCCGCGACCGTCTGGGTCGAGACGAGCCGTCCGTGCACCGCCGAGGTGCGCTGCTCGGACGGCACCGGTGGCCGAACCCGCACCTTCCAGGTCGCGGGCCACCACTACGCCCTCGTCCCGGTCGACGGCCTCCCACCCGGCACCGAGCGGACCTACGAGGTGTTCCTGGACGGCACACGCGTGTGGCCGCTGCCCGACGCCCCGTTCCCGGCGTCCGTCATCCGCACGACCGAGCCCGACGGCACCGTCCGCGTCGCCTTCGGCTCCTGCCGCTGGGCCGCGCCCCCGGAAGGCGAGAAGGACCCCGTCGGTCCGGACGCCCTGGACACCCTCGCGGCCCGCATCGCCGCCGAGCCGGACGGCGAACGGCCGGACGTGCTCCTGCTGTTGGGCGACCAGGTCTACGCCGACGAGACCTCCCCCGCCACCCGCAGCTGGCTGGCCGCGCGCCGCGATCCCCGCGACCCGCCGGGCGACCAGGTGGCGGACTACGAGGAGTACACCCACCTCTACTACGAGTCCTGGCTCGACCCCGAGGTGCGCTGGCTGCTGTCCACCGTGCCCAGTTGCATGATCTTCGACGACCACGACGTCATCGACGACTGGAACACCTCCGCGTCCTGGGTCGCGGACATGCGCGAAGTCCCTTGGTGGCAGGAGCGGTTGCTGAGCGGTCTGATGTCGTACTGGGTGTACCAGCACCTCGGCAACCTCACCCCGGCCGAGCTGGCCACCGACCCGCTCTACGCCGCGGTACGCGAATCCCCGGACGGCACCGACGAGTTGCGTGCCTTCGCCGCCAGGGCCGAGGCCGACGCCGCCTCCGTGCGCTGGAGCTACCGGCGCGACTTCGGCCGGGTGCGGCTGCTCATGGTCGACTCCCGCGCGGCCCGCGTCCTCGACGAGGAGAGCCGCTCCATGCTCGACCCCGGCGAGGCCGAGTGGCTGCGCGAACAGGTGCTGGAGGAGCGCGACTCCTACGACCACCTCCTGATCGGCACCTCGCTGCCCTGGCTGCTGCCGCACCTGGTGCACGACGCCGAGGCGTGGGACGCCGCGCTGTGCCGGGGCGATCGCGGGGCGCGCTGGGCCCGGTTCGGGGAGGATCTGCGGCGCAAGGCGGACCTGGAGCACTGGGCGGCCTTCCCGGCGTCCTTCACGGCGCTGGCGGACCTGATCGCCGAGGTGGGGTCGGGGCCCGAGGCGCCGGCGACGGTGCTGGTGCTCTCGGGGGACGTGCACCACGCGTATGTGGCCGAGCCCACGTGGTACACCGGCGGACCGGACTCCCTCGTCCTCCAGCTCACCTGCTCCCCCGTCCACAACTCCGTGCCCAGCTGGATCCGGTTCGGCTTCCGCTTCGGCTGGAGTGGCACGGCACGGGCGCTCGGACGGCGCCTCGCCCGGCACGGAGGCTGCGAGCGGCCGCCGGTCTCCTGGCGGCACACGGGCGGTCCCTGGTTCGGCAACCAGCTCATGACGCTGACGCTGAGCGGGCGTTCGGCGAAGCTGCGGCTGGAGCAGGCGCGGGAGGGAAAGGGGGACGGGGACCAGGGGCGGGCGCGGCTGCGGACGGTCTCGGAGACCCGACTCACCGGGGAGAGCGGCCGGGAGAAGTCCCGGTCCACCTTTGCTGATTGA
- a CDS encoding DUF2277 domain-containing protein → MCRSIKTLRPPVLPEEATEDEIRAAALQYVRKVSGFRAPAAHNQEVFERAVEVIAEATAELLAGLEVRGAVRREAG, encoded by the coding sequence ATGTGCCGCAGCATCAAGACGCTTCGTCCGCCTGTACTGCCCGAGGAGGCGACGGAGGACGAGATTCGGGCCGCCGCGCTTCAGTACGTGCGAAAGGTGTCGGGCTTCCGGGCACCGGCCGCGCACAACCAGGAGGTGTTCGAACGGGCCGTGGAGGTGATCGCGGAGGCGACAGCGGAGTTGCTGGCCGGACTGGAGGTACGAGGGGCGGTTCGGCGCGAGGCGGGATGA